A DNA window from Candidatus Bathyarchaeota archaeon contains the following coding sequences:
- a CDS encoding DEAD/DEAH box helicase gives MLEKNKIFSLLADPIQNAIRDRGFPGPTEPQKKAIPLILEGKNILLISPTASGKTEAALLPTLSKFISNNKNASGIKILYITPLRALNRDMLERVEWWCNLLDVRVAVRHGDTDTAERTRQSKDPPDMLITTPETLQAILTGRILKKHLQEVRFVIVDEVHELAENKRGSQLVLALERLRWIIKKDFQLIGLSATIGTPEEVGSFLVGTDREVEIIKVSLARKTSLKILYPKPNPSDYRLSSKLYTHPDVTARLRVMRDLIENHQSIILFTNTRSLAEVLTSRFKVWDTDFPISIHHGSLSKPARISAEKGFKNGDLKALVATSSLELGLDIGSIDFVIQYMSPRQVTRLIQRIGRSGHSIGRLAEGTVLTMDADDTLEALVIAKRAYEEKLEPVMIPDRPFDVLTHQIVGLLMQRSKWMFDEILEIFRKAYPYRNLSKKELESVLIYMHSRFPRLAWISAEDQIVLRPKITRALYHYYFGKLSMIPDQKQFLVIDESTDSPIGVLDEAFVAEYGGFNTKFIIRGSPWKMTMMSGDKIFARSIKDPTGAIPSWIGEEIPVPFEIAREVGQIRASIEKGIEKGKDKQEIVDELAKIYPSDEITIQRAIEETLEQIMQGHPIPSDKQIIIEDVKDYIIINAHFGTSVNRTLARLLAHVLSEQVGHMVGIQQDPYRIIIQNDGFFNSDNVSRAIADLASVKIKDLIKQASLKSGLFKRRMIQVAKRAGAISKRIKRSRGISLNRLLKSFEGTVILDEALKETFSKDLDLPNTLIIFEEIKLGKISIATIKASKDITPITRIGLERISRRTDLIPPEKIERILIKATEARILNEYKTIVCTNCWNQVKITQIKELPDKISCSKCSKPTIGMANESEETINKIIQKSKAHLSSKEKNLLENILETSNLIKEYGRVAAYVLSGKRIEISDAYEILNQVREISPDLFKLIMKAEKEALTKGFW, from the coding sequence ATGTTGGAAAAAAACAAGATCTTTTCATTATTAGCTGACCCCATTCAAAACGCTATACGAGATAGAGGTTTTCCTGGTCCAACAGAGCCACAAAAAAAAGCTATTCCATTAATACTTGAAGGTAAAAACATACTTCTAATCTCTCCCACAGCAAGTGGGAAAACTGAAGCGGCATTACTTCCAACATTAAGCAAATTCATTTCAAATAATAAAAATGCCTCTGGAATAAAGATTCTTTACATCACCCCATTACGTGCATTGAACAGAGATATGCTTGAGAGAGTGGAATGGTGGTGTAATTTATTAGATGTTAGGGTAGCAGTTCGTCATGGAGATACTGATACAGCTGAAAGAACAAGACAATCAAAAGATCCTCCGGATATGCTTATTACAACTCCTGAAACACTTCAAGCGATTTTGACAGGCAGGATTCTAAAAAAACATCTACAGGAAGTTCGATTTGTTATAGTTGATGAAGTTCACGAATTAGCTGAAAATAAAAGAGGAAGCCAGCTAGTTCTAGCTCTTGAGAGATTGAGGTGGATAATAAAAAAAGATTTTCAATTAATTGGATTGTCTGCTACTATAGGAACACCTGAAGAAGTTGGAAGTTTTCTGGTAGGGACTGATAGAGAAGTTGAGATAATTAAAGTATCTCTTGCTCGCAAGACTTCTTTGAAAATACTTTATCCGAAGCCAAACCCTTCGGACTATAGGCTTTCATCGAAATTATATACGCATCCTGATGTCACTGCAAGATTACGAGTGATGCGTGATCTAATCGAGAATCATCAGTCAATAATACTTTTTACTAATACTCGTTCTCTTGCTGAAGTCCTAACAAGCAGATTCAAAGTATGGGATACAGATTTTCCCATCTCTATACACCACGGTTCTCTTTCAAAACCAGCCAGAATATCTGCAGAAAAAGGATTCAAGAATGGAGATCTAAAAGCCTTAGTTGCGACTTCATCTTTAGAATTGGGATTAGATATAGGCAGCATTGACTTTGTCATTCAGTATATGAGTCCAAGACAAGTAACGAGACTAATTCAAAGAATTGGTAGAAGTGGCCATAGCATTGGGCGTTTAGCTGAAGGAACAGTTCTCACAATGGATGCAGATGATACTCTTGAAGCTTTAGTTATAGCAAAGAGAGCATATGAGGAAAAGCTTGAACCTGTTATGATTCCTGATAGACCCTTTGATGTTCTGACCCATCAGATTGTAGGCTTACTCATGCAGAGAAGTAAATGGATGTTTGATGAAATTCTTGAAATTTTTAGGAAAGCCTATCCTTATAGGAATTTGAGCAAGAAAGAACTTGAATCTGTGCTGATTTATATGCATTCAAGATTTCCAAGGTTGGCTTGGATATCTGCTGAAGATCAAATTGTTCTTAGACCAAAAATAACAAGAGCTCTTTATCATTATTACTTTGGAAAACTATCGATGATTCCTGATCAAAAGCAATTCCTAGTGATCGATGAAAGTACAGATTCTCCGATAGGTGTGCTTGATGAAGCTTTTGTTGCAGAGTATGGTGGGTTTAATACAAAATTTATTATCAGGGGGAGTCCTTGGAAAATGACCATGATGAGTGGGGACAAAATTTTTGCTAGATCGATAAAAGATCCAACTGGCGCAATTCCTAGTTGGATTGGTGAAGAGATACCTGTTCCTTTTGAAATAGCTAGAGAAGTTGGACAAATTAGAGCGTCTATAGAAAAAGGAATTGAAAAAGGAAAAGATAAACAGGAAATAGTTGATGAACTTGCAAAAATTTATCCAAGCGATGAGATTACAATTCAAAGGGCTATAGAAGAAACTTTGGAGCAAATAATGCAGGGACATCCAATACCATCTGATAAGCAAATCATTATTGAAGATGTTAAAGATTACATTATAATTAATGCACATTTTGGGACCTCTGTTAATAGGACATTGGCAAGACTATTGGCTCATGTACTTTCTGAACAAGTTGGCCATATGGTTGGGATTCAACAAGATCCATACAGAATAATTATACAAAATGATGGCTTCTTCAATAGTGACAATGTATCAAGGGCTATAGCTGATTTAGCTAGCGTTAAGATTAAAGATCTAATAAAACAAGCATCTTTAAAATCTGGACTTTTCAAAAGAAGAATGATCCAAGTCGCAAAACGGGCTGGGGCTATCTCAAAAAGGATTAAGAGATCACGTGGGATTTCTTTGAATAGACTCTTGAAGAGTTTTGAAGGAACAGTAATTCTTGATGAAGCTTTGAAAGAGACTTTTAGTAAAGATCTAGATCTACCTAATACCTTAATAATTTTTGAAGAAATAAAATTAGGCAAAATTAGTATAGCTACTATCAAGGCTAGCAAGGACATCACTCCCATAACTAGAATAGGATTGGAGAGGATAAGCAGAAGAACGGATCTGATTCCTCCTGAGAAAATAGAAAGAATATTGATTAAAGCTACAGAAGCACGAATTCTAAATGAATACAAAACAATTGTCTGCACGAATTGCTGGAATCAGGTTAAAATTACACAGATTAAAGAATTGCCTGACAAGATCTCTTGTTCAAAATGTAGTAAGCCTACTATAGGGATGGCAAATGAATCCGAAGAGACAATAAATAAAATAATCCAAAAGTCAAAAGCTCATTTATCCTCAAAAGAAAAAAATCTATTAGAAAATATACTCGAGACATCAAATTTGATTAAAGAATATGGAAGAGTTGCTGCTTATGTATTAAGCGGAAAGAGGATCGAAATATCAGACGCATATGAAATATTAAATCAAGTAAGAGAAATCTCACCAGATTTGTTCAAATTGATAATGAAAGCAGAGAAAGAAGCTCTGACAAAAGGATTTTGGTAA
- a CDS encoding four-carbon acid sugar kinase family protein has protein sequence MSIKLAVIADDLTGSNDTGVQYSKQGLETIVVTKLENIPKIKDRADVIVIDSESRADKSEIAYSKVKKVAESIKKIGIDVVYKKIDSTLRGNIGPELDAIMDVFNYNLATLVPAFPANRRITVGGYQLVNQVPLNLTEISKDPLTPVKESHVPSLLKKQTKRDVMHIPLSKVMNPSDLVEELKKIKKEKSGIVIIDAVTQNDLKTIAKTLSIVGLERLTSGPAGLAEEMPEALGLVTGKPAVLISGSVSEVTMRQINKIEESLGTEAIKLDVNKIIKEEELKSKEIDRVLKNVKSNILKKRDSIITSAISKEAVEENIEFGSKLGLSSVEISKEIAKTFGEIAKKIAGENIAGLILTGGSIAISALKAMEALGVKVTKEIMPGIPSGIVIGGKFDGFRVITKAGAFGDEFALLNCLKQLKRSE, from the coding sequence TTGAGTATCAAATTAGCGGTAATTGCAGACGATCTAACTGGTTCTAATGATACCGGAGTGCAATATTCTAAACAAGGATTAGAAACAATTGTTGTTACAAAATTAGAAAATATCCCAAAGATCAAAGATAGAGCAGATGTAATAGTCATTGATAGCGAAAGCAGGGCAGACAAAAGTGAAATTGCATATTCTAAAGTGAAAAAGGTAGCTGAGTCCATAAAAAAGATCGGAATTGATGTCGTCTATAAGAAGATAGATTCAACTTTAAGAGGAAATATTGGACCGGAATTAGATGCAATAATGGATGTTTTCAATTATAATCTCGCAACTCTCGTTCCAGCTTTTCCAGCAAATAGAAGAATAACTGTTGGAGGTTATCAATTAGTAAATCAAGTACCTCTCAACTTAACTGAAATTTCAAAAGATCCGTTAACACCTGTAAAAGAGTCTCATGTCCCATCTCTACTAAAAAAACAAACAAAAAGAGATGTAATGCATATACCGCTTTCAAAAGTTATGAATCCTTCTGATTTAGTAGAAGAGCTTAAGAAAATCAAGAAAGAGAAGAGCGGTATAGTAATTATTGATGCTGTTACCCAAAATGATTTGAAAACGATAGCTAAAACCCTATCAATAGTTGGCCTTGAAAGATTAACAAGTGGTCCTGCAGGATTAGCCGAAGAAATGCCCGAGGCACTAGGATTAGTTACTGGAAAACCCGCTGTTTTGATTTCAGGAAGCGTTAGCGAGGTAACGATGAGACAAATCAATAAAATAGAAGAGTCTCTGGGCACTGAGGCGATAAAGCTGGATGTTAATAAAATCATTAAAGAAGAAGAATTAAAGAGTAAGGAAATCGACCGAGTCTTAAAGAATGTAAAATCGAATATTCTAAAGAAGAGGGATTCAATAATTACTTCAGCTATTTCAAAAGAGGCTGTTGAGGAAAATATCGAGTTTGGGAGTAAACTAGGTTTATCTAGTGTTGAAATAAGCAAAGAGATCGCTAAAACTTTTGGTGAGATCGCAAAAAAAATAGCTGGAGAAAACATTGCTGGATTAATTTTAACCGGCGGCTCCATCGCAATAAGTGCATTAAAAGCTATGGAAGCTTTAGGTGTAAAAGTCACAAAGGAGATAATGCCTGGAATCCCAAGTGGCATAGTGATCGGTGGTAAATTTGACGGGTTTAGAGTTATTACAAAAGCTGGGGCATTTGGAGATGAATTTGCATTATTAAACTGTTTGAAGCAATTAAAAAGAAGTGAATAA